Part of the Odontesthes bonariensis isolate fOdoBon6 chromosome 15, fOdoBon6.hap1, whole genome shotgun sequence genome, ACAGCTCAGTAAAGATTCTACAGAACCCACCTGTTGATATTTAAACCAGGACATCAGTCATCGCTCCAAACATCTGCTGACATTCTGCAGACTGCATGTGCTGTGTTTCTGTTCCACTCCATTTTACAGGTCTGTCATTTCTAAAGTTACTTCCCAGTTTACAAGCTCTGTCAGGTTTGTGGTCAACAGGGACGGCGTTAACGTGCTCGGCTTCTACCACCTGCTGCTGAGCACGGTGTGTACAGAACCACTGACACCAAAATCTTAGTAAACACCAATCACGCTCGGCAACACTTTCGCACAATTACTCCGTCTGTGTGGCAGTTGCCGTTTGTGTCAGGATCCGTCATCTCAGAGAGGAATTCAGTTCCAATTTACAGAGGATTAACTGGAAACAGAGGTCCATTACCGTGTGCGTATCTGTCTACAGATAACATCTTCATTACTTCTAGTGGGCTGATACGTTAGAACCAATGAGGGTCAGCCACGGCGAGCTGTTGACAGAAGATCTGCATGCGCAGCATCAACTCCTCGGCCAGATAACCAGATGTTCCAGAGCgctgctgctgtggaaaaaaGATCCCGCAACATGAACTCACCCAGCAGCTGTTAACGGTAAGGAGAATAAAAGGCTTTCTTTATGCTGACTGAGCTCTAAAGTTGATTACAACAACGCGCATTTGCTTGATTTGTCATTTTTATACAGTGTTTCTTATAAAACACTTACTCAAAATAAACTACGGGAATCTTTGATGATATTTTACTTACATTAAatggacatttttcttttttttggcgcCAGATGACCTGTAATTAACACCAGATCCCACCGTTCCAACCCGTTAATATTTAGAAATTACAGACCCTTAAAAAAAGTGtgtccttttcttctttcttattGATCTAATGAGACTCAATCTGAAAAATAAATCATCCTAAAACCTTCTAATGACACAAGCTGCAGGTACTAACACTTAAAAATCATTCAgaggaacatttaaaaaaaaacaacaagcatttaaaaacacttttttttttttttttttttttaaaccacggATGCATTAATAGCAGGTTTGCTTCCATAACCAATGTACACTAAATGAATTGTGCCAGTAAAAGCATGAATATGCCTGCAGAGATTTCTCTAAAGCAAAACTTTCCTGTAAAAAGATGCCGATGCACGTAAAAAGAATCCTACTGAAGAGGAAAAAGGGCGATTCAACAGTCCGTCACGTTCCTCTCTTTACAGCTCGGCTGTCAGGGAACGAGATGTGAGAAATTAAACTCGGTGAAAATAACCGACGATGGCTGCTCTACATTCCGGCTGAGTTCAACCGTCTTTTCACTTGTGACTTTGCAAATCCTTTCAACGTTGTACCATTCACTAACAGATCCTACTGAGAAGcacagcttaaaaaaaaaagaatagtatTAATGTAAAAAGTGAGGTTTTCCCATTCACAGATGTTCTCCTTCACTTGACCCAAGTGCTCGTAGATTTCAGCGAAAACTACTACTTTGATAAGAAGGAGCTTCGGCAACATCAGACGCTTTAAAGCTGACGTTTCTAAATGATGCTGGAGGAAAAGTGGCCGTCATTCTCGGGAGTCTCTTTGTTTGGGTCTATCTGACTGATAGCGAGCGACGTTTTTGGGGCGTCACGGCTTCTGAGGGTCGTACTGCTGGTAGCGGTTCAGCTTGTCTGGGTCATTGGAGGCCATATGGGTGAAATCCTGGAAGATGTCCTGGTAAGTTTCATCTCCTGTAACAACAAGATAAAGAGGCATGAGCagcaaacaaaggaaaaaaaggagaaaaaaagcacaatatATAAAGATTTCTGCACTTCCCTCTGATGTTCCCCCCTTATGAATCAATGGATATTTTCATCCCTTAACTTAAAGATTTtggcaaaacatttttttttttttttttttttttttttctccttcacaGATTTCTCAATGAACCGCTCATTAATTaatcaccaaaaaaaagggaCTACCAACCAAGTCTAAAAATGCATCACAGTTTGCGTCACAACAACAGAAGGAAATATTTGTTATTCTCAATATTCTCAGGCATGAATGTGTCCGACACTTTGAGGGCCCATGTGTCTGCTCCTTACAGCACCTTGCTGCGACTACATGAAATAAAATCATACAAATACCTTgcccaaaacaataaaaagtaTAATCACTCCCTCGTGAAAGCGGGTGTGCAGCAGAATAAATAAACATGCAGAGTTTGGAGGCTCATGCAGTGACAGCGTCAACaggaatgaaaaagaaaaagttggcCGTACCTGTCAAGCGTGTCGGCGTGGCTCGAAATACGAAACAGAACAAGgcagagagagaaaggaggaaCAGAAGAGGCAGAAGGCAAACGCTCCAAAGTCACTCGGAAAGAAAAGCCCAcagacatttgttttttgtcaacAACTGTATTGTGTTTAAAGTGCAGGAgtttatgtacaaaaatacagtTGTGTTGGCCTCAGCCCcccaaagaaagaaaacaaaaaatagagaacagaaggaaggcACAAACTCTGGGGGAGGAGAGCGAGAAAAGCAAAGCAAAtacaaaacagagaaagagcgaTGAAGAAGAGCACGTTACAGAAGAGGAAGAGCCTTTTCAGGCTTTTAGAATAACTATTAGATTCCCCACATGAAACCATTGTAGAATTAAACTGTTCAAATGGCAACAAAAATGATGAAGCAACCCCGAAGATAAAGAACCAGGGCTCTGCACTTTTCTACACTTAATCTGGTAGAAACACTTCAGTTGAAGAAGCTGATTTTAATAAAAAAGGGAAGGGAGGATTGATGAGGTTACTGCTCCCTAACATTCATTACACCTGAATATCCCTCTTCAGTCCCTTCATTTATCAGCTGATCGAAGGAGCTCATGAAGAGGCTCTTAAGGACGGAGCCGCTGCCAGAAACTAAGCGCAGCCTCTCGCAAAACAACACGAGGAGAGCTCAGAGACTGGAAACACATGACCACGCTCCCTCTAATAAACCCAGAcctccctctgctcctctcGCTTCTGCTGCTGGTGTATCTCCTGTTCGTCTGTAACAACGTGTGCTTAAACGGAAATGGTAAGAAAAATGACTCATTTTTCTTTGTCAATCAGTTCCAAATTTTCTCACATTTAAAAAGCAAAACGTGACCACAAACTACATTCCATTTGAAAAAGCAGAAATCAGGCTAATAAAGAGCAGCAGCGCCCACAGCCCACGAAGCGAAACGCTCCATTTCTAAGCTCTGCACTCCCTCCTGTGGTCAGCACAAGTAAACGCACAAATCTTTAAGAGAAACtcttcacaaaaaaacacaatcagTAATGTCtactccaacacacacacacacacacacacacacacacgtcggCCATTCTAATCATCACGTTGTTCAGCAGGGGGAGCTGCTCTTCTTTCATTTGTCATTCAGTCAAAGTGCTTTGGAGCCCTCGGAGGATTTGAGGCAGCATGAAAGAGAGATGAGCGATGAAACTGGGGCAGATTTCAATCAGTCATTCGCAATCAGCAAAACTCAAAACGAGCTGCACACGCCTCTTGTTTCACATTCTTTGTGAAGATCTAGATTTTTCTTTGCAAAGCCCTCCCCCCCTACACACAGTTCAGATAAATATAATCTGGAAGTAGTAAGTGATTAAAGTTTTACATGGTTGCCTGTAGATATTCTCCTAGACTATTGCACTTATTGCCTGACGATGACGTTGCTCAATGGTTCGTCTACAttgaagagaaaaagaagcccCCCCAACATCCCCGGCGGCTGATGCGACGGCACTAAGAGGCCTTTTCGTCTCACAATTTTGGATTTCCCATGATAACGGGCAACGAGCAAGCACACTTAACTTACTATAACTAGGACACCATATCGTTATTAACAGAAATAAATCCAGCAcaatcaaaaaaaaatgaaacacaagGGTGTGAACACAGAGTCCTCATGGCACTCTTCCCCGTGAAGCCACGTTAGCTCTAAACTCTTATTATTCTGTCACACACAGACTGGCATGTATCATCATTTACAACATGGACAGTAAGAATAGCTATAATACAGCTCCTAGAGTTATCTTTATAAAAGAAAACTGCtctaaaacagattttttttttttctgatcagGCATGTAAAAACAGCATCATGTTtggacaacaaacaaacaagtaaaCAGGCCTCGAAAGTAAGTTAAGACTTAAAAAATGAGAACCGAACAgtcacaagaagaaaaaaaaaaaaaaaaaaaaaaaaggtacagtCGTTGCATAACCATGAACAGGAATGTGCATAAATCATTTCTGACATGTCAACTGAAAATGAAAGTTTACAGACACAGCACACCTCTGCAGACTGGTCAGGTGATAGAAAATATCATTCAAAAGTCTCGATTATTGCCTGGAACTGTGGTGCAAACCGCCGTCTTTCTGAGGTCTGAGTGTCACTGAAAACTGGTGGCAGTTATTGGGTATTTTTTTGCAAAGATATTCTGGCTGTTAGATGCACATTAACACGAgtattttagtttaaaaaaagaacaaatcaaaacgattttttttaacctctaaAATAGACAAAAGAACCATCAAGTGTTAATATCAAATCTAATATGAAAGAAAATAAGGACGAACAAGTTCAAAGTGACGgtgtttccttcagttttgtgCTAACAGTTATTTGACATGAGTAACTGTCACCTAAAGTAAAAGCTGGATGTTCCACTTTGGAACAAAACTCTTCAGTATAGTTCAGAGCTGATGGCTTTAACCCTGTCCCATGAACACATTTTACAGCACCTGATGCTGTGCAGCTCCTGACAGGAGTGGGACGGTCAGGCTGGATTTGTTAGGGCAGGATGCAGGTGCACATCAGCCAGAGTTGGGCTCAGTTCACTCTAATCAGTCAGTGGTGGAAAGGTCCTCCTCACCAGGAGGTCTCCTTAAGCAAAGTTGTCCTAATTGTGCAACAAAACCACCGCGTGTGCGTTTTCTGTGCGTTATGGTTCAATGTTGTATCTATTCTGCTGCTTTAAGTGAACTGAACCCAGCTTTATTGCTTtactactctactctactctactcagGTTCATCCAGCTGCAGACTAATGAACTCCTGCATACACTTCCTGTACTGCATCTCGGTGGGGCTGTTGGAGTTATATTGACCTGACTGACTGTAGGGCCCCTCGGCCTCCCGCATCTCCTCGTTCATCTTGGCCAATCGCAACCTGAGGAGTGAGCGaagaaacaggaagttacggGCAGCCAGAAATGTGAGCTATAGTGAGTCAGTACATGTGCAGTTGAGTTGAGCTACGATTAAAGTTAGACCTGACCAGTTAATTGGATCGCCACCTTTGTCCACGCATAGGAGGAGAATTTAGTCATTAACCCAATCGTGTCAAACGCTTCAACACTgaggactgtgtgagaaaaatgTTCAAGATATTCTGACGCTTCTacactttctctgtgggagatcgtCATACATGCAAGCATAGCCAAGTTCACCACACAGACGTTGATGTTAAGATAATTCAAAGGTGATGCTGTCGAATGACGCAGCAGGTGACAAAATTAGGATTTTACTGTGGGTCAGAAGGATGTCACCGTTTGGTAACTGcttcacttaaaggggaacagACAGAAGCTTTTGTCAGTACAAATGACATGAAACAGCAGCATTTAAATGAAACTACCTCACGTCCAACATATTGAAAAGACGATAGCACTCACAATGTGACAATATCCGCATTCGCTGCCTCCACTGCTATGCTCAGGGGTGTTTTCTCATCAATGTCGGCAGCGTTCTGATTTGCTCCTCGTTTCAAGAAtaaacaaacttggctggaacAGAAAACCACAGTTAGTTTTTCATATCTTTTGTAATCCCAGTTGTGGGTAATTCTCGGTGTCACGCGGGCCGGCGTGGACATGAAGGAAGGTGTGCAACGAACCCTGTGTGTCCAAGCATGGTGGCGTGGTGCAGGGGTCCTCGACCCTGAGCGTCCTGCTGGTTCACATTCCCTGCATTTTGCAGCAGAAACTCACAGGCGACCAGCGAGCCCTGAAAAAAGCCGTCAACATCACACATATTCATTCCGAGTGGTAAAACCCGTTAAAAATTACACCGGACTTGACATTTTTTGTCTTTACACAAGCAATCCACACGAATCGGCGTCGCATTGTTGATAGGTTACTGTGTGTAGTTGTGTCATACTGAGTTGAATCATATTGATTTATCTTATTTATGTCTCCTTAAACCCTAGATATGCAGTATGTTAATGACTGTTCGATACCAAAAACCGCAAACAATCCAACAACATCTAATCAACTGATTTCATTCAAGATGCCATCCAATCGACCAGGTCCCCTGTAGCCATTCTCACCCCGTGCACCGCCATAATAAGTGGCGTCCTTTTGTCCTCCTCCGTGTTCACCCAGTTGACCTCAGCTCCGTGGGCTAGTGCCTCCGCCATGTCTGGCAGGCTGCGGGCACATGACGCCCAGTAAAGCTGTAGGCCCGGGCTGTACTCCTTGGGCTCGTAGAAAACCATCTCCTTACAGGGCGAAGGAGGAGGCAGCTTAGTAGGCATGGGCGGAGACTCAGCTGCTTCTAGTAAATGAGAAGACAAATGTGTGTAAAGTTTGTTTCCTCTTTTGACAGTTTCGCATTGAGAATTTGACCTTTTGCCCGTTCATTAAATAGTTTGGATTTACAAGCagctaaaaagaaaaagccaatTTTATACATCATATACTCTCTGTAAATGTTGAGGGTGTGTATTAGCTCACTGGCAGCCATCACATGACAGTGACCATTATTCTGATATGATCTTAGTTCTGGCTTAACAAGCAGACATCACTCGGATCTCAGAATTGAGGGAGTGAcatttaaccaaaaaaaaacaaaaacatgagcATCTGTGATCTTCATCTTGCATTCTCATATCACTCTCCAGCGTCCCATTGTACCTCTCATATTTGTATAAGATGCTGAGACGCCTCCAAACGCAGGAATGTGATAACTGAGGTATGTCTTACCTGCATCTGGCAGGCTGTTGTTGGAGGGGGTGGTGGCCAGCATCTCCCTGCTCCCATCAGCACTGTTCTGAATGCCACTGTCTGCACTTTTCACTGTAATACAAACAGTCTGAATCACTATATGTGGAAGAACATGAAAATGTTCCTCACTGAAAGTATATAATAAAAGGAACACCCTCTTGTGTTCACAGAGCAAAAATCACAAATTATGTTGGCCCACGATAAGCGTATTTATGTCTGTACCATCACTTCTTAATATTTTGCCTTTTTCTTGACAAGCTTTTAAAGTTTCAGCAGTATTATTACAGAAGGTGATCCTTATATTTGCTACACTCCAGGCATAAAGGTAGCAagcagaaaacaacagaaagagACCTGGATGACCGATACCCTCCATCACCGTAAGATCCAGGtccctaaaaacaaaaaatttgaCGACACAGATATAGTGCAACCGACCGAAACCATGAGTGAGAGAAACACTGCCCTCCCCCTCAGGAAACTGACGGTACCCTCTAAAATGCTCTGAACATGACAACAAGGCTTTTTTATGAAGATCTGGATGAGGAAGGAACAGAGGAGTGGATAAAGAGTTGTTAGTCCACGGCCCCAAAGCGGTGAATTCAAATGAGGGAGGGAGGATGGAAAGCAAGCCGAACACTCTGCTTTTAGTACTTACTGCTCCTGAGCTTGTAGGAAGTGTCAAAGTAGGAGAAGAGCGAGTCAAGCTCGTCAGGATAGAAGAGAGAGTCGCGGCGGGCCTCCGCGCCGCCGGCAGAAGCTACGCAAGGGATGGTGGGAGTTTGGAAAGTGGAGGGTGTAATTGAAGTGATGAGGTAGGGTTGGGGAGTATTAGGGTCGGCAAGATGAAGAGGGGTTAGTCCAGAAAGCACATAACAgccgggaggggggggggggagtgagAAGGAGAGATTGAAAGAAAGAACAAGGAGGAAAGCAGGGCGAAAGCATAGATAATTAGACAACTGGCTCAGCTAACACTGGAAGAGACAAGACTACAAAAAGCAATGCGAGGCAGAGAAGGTTCAGACATATGCTGTTCACAAAGAACACACAGTATGCCAGTCGGTGGACATTTTCCACTGCGGAGTCACATCACTGCAGTCACATCATCCATGCAATGATGTTTGAAGCGGTACAATAAAAAAACACCCAAACTCTGAGgtcatattttcatttatttcataaCCAGATTTCTGATTTCTGAAACTTATGACACTGTTCTTCATGTGTGTTGGGCATTCCAGATGCGAACGTTAACTGAAATATAACCCCTTAAATTTTCTAGTCTTGTCTTAAACTGACTCTTGAATGTGGAGTTTGCTGGACAAAGTGGTCCAAAATTCAATGCAAGTCGAAGTCAAATCACTCtgagcattttttttccccccaatatTCATGATATACTGACCCGACTGCCCGGAGACATTGGAACCAGGGCGAAGTTTTGGAGTGGGTGGAGGTGGTTTTGGCGGCAGATGCTCAGAGCTGctgctcagccttttctcctgTTTGCTCAGAGAAACCACTTTGTTTCGAAGCTCCTCGTCTGACGGCCGACGGACAAACCGGCGATCCACATATTTGGCTTTGATGTAGGCCTCAACCTCGTGTCTGTGAGCAAACCAGAGACACTTTTACTtttcgtttaaaaaaaaaaaaagaggaaatgacCACCAGGAAATGAACCAGCTGAAGAATACATCTTTATCCAGGCAGGAAATATCTGAAAGTATCCATATGTTATCTACTAGTCTTGTACCTTGGGTCTCCTGGCTGGGGTTTCCTGGCTCCCAGCTCCTCTCGCCGTGCTTCATAAATCTGGTTGATCTCTTTGTTCCCCAGTTCACACATCAACTGCAAAATGTGAGAAATGATATTATCGCAGCGGTAAATTAGAAGGTACAGAATAGAGTAAAACATAGTGTGCAACCGAGATGGCTGTTTAGTTCAAGTAAGATTCTGAGAGGAGGTTGATAAACAACTGTACATGAACGGTCTTAAGCACACAAGCACAGTCACCTTCAGTAGTTCTGGCTCCCATGTATCCAAAGTCAAAGACCGAACTTTAGAGAAATGCACTCCCAGACTCCTGTAGCCGAGAGAGGAATAAAAGCAATTTCATTAGAAAAACAGCTAAAAGGCTTAATGTCAAGAAGCTAAACTAAAAGCTTTATTAGCGTAGTTTTCGACGGGGTTTGTGGAGTCACGTTCTTATCACAATTAATCACAAAAACTCATTCTCAGTATGTGCGGAAAGTACTTCATAGATAAATGGGCGCTATTAGGGACGATATGATCACAGAATGTCAGTCGATGATAAATTGCCGAATAATTGTGATAAACGCTttctatttcctttttttcctttaactttTTTACATCGGTGGTATTTGAGATGACCAGTTGAACATGCAGCAGAAGAATACGACACTTTTAACTGCACTTTTAAGTTCATTGATACGATGTCACACAAATGAAGAAATCGTAATTCCTGAAATCAATTCTTAATAAAGCCAACAAAACAGATCCATTATTTCCATAGGCATGGAACACAATCATTTATTGCTGCTTTAAATGGAGAGTGGGAACTGACCAGGTCACTTTTCATCTTGATTAAATTTCATTAGCTTTGCCCCTGCAATTAAGGGTCGTCATAACATCCCAAGCACACTGTGAGTTTACATAAGAATGAGTTTACATTTCAGAAATCCCCAAAGACCAACCTTTTGTACAAGACGTTCACACCATCAGGCTGATGGAAAAGATCTTccaaaaactaacaaaagcaAACATCATTTTAATCGTTCCTAGTTCCTACAAAGTTTAAATGAACTCCGTATGAACTGCGCTCGTGCAAAATACaggaaaaatatattaaaacgtTCCCCAAGTGGGCAGTAAGTTCACATGGTTTCCTAAATTTCTCTTTTCTGTATCTTTGAATTTTCATTCCATTTAAATATGTATACTGGCTAATTAAGAGATATATTTggattttccttttcttttccataTTATGTTAAACTTAATTTTGTTACTTCGTCTTTGCTACTTCGGGGCTGGATTTTGCTGCTATTTTTGAGTCTAGCTCTttataaagattaaaaaaaaaacacagtattgTAGGAGCTCTAGTATGTATTAGCTAATACATACTAGAAAAAGAACAATACTACTGCAGTTTACCTGTGTATGCCAGAGCATTGTATACAGAGGGTGATGCCCAGATTGATGCTGGCCCAGCGGGGATCCGGCTGACCACAGTCGCAGCAGCAGGCATTGCCGGCGATGGCTAAGACCTTCTGCAGAGCACTCTCTCCTTTCAGTGACCTCTCCTTTGGCTCCCCTCCGGAGTCCAGACTCCCTGTCGACGTTGATGACTTCCTGTCCAGCTTCTGACACAATGGGACAAACAGAGATGGGAAAATGCTACGTAAGAGAGGTATTCTTAATGTCATGGTttgcccttaaaaaaaaaaaaaaatgcagcaaacTGGAAACGTTTGGAAAAGAAGTAGATTTAAAAACTATCGACAGCAGATGCCGAAGCTCTGTTTACAGAGGGTGATTACCACATTGATGATGGCCCTGTATCTAAGTGATATCCTTAAGAAATAAGAAagtccagcaaagacctgacacggGAACAGAGAGGCGCATCTGAGCCTGCAGCTGGTGCATCTACTGTTCACCTCATCAGAAGGGCGACTGTCAGGAAGCTCATCTTAAAATAAACATGACCTGATCATGTCCGGTCATTTCATTCTTAATCACGGGTAGCTCCGGAGGTATGGCAGTGGCTCCCGGATTGGCACTACTCTTGTTGTTGCCTGGGAAGGTACGACaacacatgaagaaaaaaaacgcactGTCGCTTTTAAGCATGACAACACATGAGATCTAGTTGTACTTGTTGGGAGCCAGAATTGGATCCCCAACATCAAAATGAGCAGTATGACCAACTGTCCCAACAAAGATTACAGCAGGGCATCTCTGTTTGGAGAAAATGCTCAGTACTACCTGTTTGGGTGAGTAACTCAGTgtttctgattggttgtaggagTTGTGTCGTGTGTAAAAAATTTATACAAAATACCGTTAGTCCCTTCAGTCGCCTTTTCCCTCGGTGCAACCATGAGGAATGTGCTTAAATAGGTTTGTAGATGTAATACCAAGACCAAACAGGCAGGCATTTGAAACAGTTTCACTAACCGCTTGCGGTTCAGATTTGCACCCTTTTAGTGATGGAGCAGTCTGGACTTTTGTATAGCCACATCATACTGGGTGCACCAGATCACTCATTCCTTGCCGCATGATAACTTTGTGGTGGATAATATGAATGGTGAGCTTTACCATAAAAGGAAATGCTGCCTTTTACTCATTGTAATCTCCTTCTTCATATAAATACTGAAGTATGTGTGTGGATTTTTTTAAGCTTTGGGCGACGTTTAAGGTGATAATATATCATTTTAACACAACAGATAAGCCGGAAAACATGAAGATGCATTACCATGGGAACTTTAAGGAAGGGAATGGGGAGAAAAGGCAGAGGTATGACAAATGagacaaggactggactgaaaatcagtggcaacgggTCTGATGGAAAGCTGAATCGTCCCCAGAGCCCAAACATCAACATTTTTCAAGTAATGTGGGaacatcttgacagagaacgaaACAAGTTCAGGCAGCTAACATCGAAAGAAAAGCTATTCCTGACAATTCCTGAAGACTGCTTATAGAGGGTAAAAGAAAGCTGGTCTATGGGGGTTCAGGTTAGAGCCCTGGACTCGCGggacccaacgcaaagcagtgcggcgcgggacacattttgaaagctcattgcgggtgcgggcgggagggggagtgcctagtgcgggagcgggcgggagcgggcgggagcgggcgggagcaGGCGGGAGCGGTGATAGGCTGCAGTCCCGCTGACTAAAAACGTGAGGCACAACGACGAGGGACAGGGCATGGCtaacctacttaaataataattggattacatgttacattttcaacattctgggtttagcaaaggtagggtaattaataacacatattgttttcattccacttatttgcatttaaatcaatgtaacgtgagctgtaggcttagatatgtatgctcaaatccactcatagtagggggcggggctccatcacgctgtgtttaaaatcatattaactaaaaatatatacttttacttccaagaatggaaatgtgacGAGTGGCATTAAACATGTGTgcaatgtattattcttaatattcgcggtagattttggtaggtatgttgggtaggcttattgctgtaaagcctcagctgcttgtgccatctgatgcgctcctgcactatgtgccccacgtgaaggatcggacaatggtgtgcgcagctaagatcatgttcctttcctcaagccaatgacaagaacttccgTGAGAAGTAACGCGAACGTCTGAATTATGCGGGaattgcgggcgggagcgggactaaaaatcctattttttgcgggagcgggcgggagcgggactgtaaattctgtcccgcgcaggcctctagttcaggctgtgttgaggaataaaggtgctcataccAGATATTGACTTTAAAGTTCGCTACAAACTGTACAAGCTCCGTTTCTTCCTGTATAATATATTTTCGTTTATGTTTGCACACGTTTCAATAAACCACTGCGGCTATTGTCAGTTCACCTTTTACGCTTTTCATGGGTTTATCATGATAAAAATGATCTATTTCATTTAGAGTTTTTCACTTCACAATAAATGTATGCAAACTGAtccatgttttggttttttacCTCGACGTCGTCACCCTTGTCACGGAAGGCCGTGGCGATGCTGTTCTGGACAGCTTTTATCCAAGCCTGCCGCAGCTTCTCAGAGTCTGCCTGCATCATGCAGCTCCTGAGGGGGAAACACAGACATCACACAGCTGCCGTCAGCTGAGAATCGCATATGAGCACATGGTGGAAGGTGGGCAGACTGTCACTGctgctccactttttttttttctttttgcaagtCTACCTTGCAATGACATTTCAGAGACTCAAACTTACTTGGTGGGCGAAACCACCTCAAAGCAGAAACGTCGCTCGATGTCCTCACAGTGTTTGACTGTACATAGCCTCAGGTCCTCCACCACTACTGTGGGGTTGTCCTGAGGGAACAGCACAGTCAGTGAAA contains:
- the LOC142400547 gene encoding arf-GAP with coiled-coil, ANK repeat and PH domain-containing protein 2-like isoform X2, giving the protein MKITVDFEECLKDSPRFRATIEEVEGDVCELESKLDKLVKLCIGMIDAGKAYNAANKQFVNGIRELAQQSTKDEVIESSLTKFAESLQEMINYHTILFDQAQRSIKTQLQTFVKDDIRKFKEAKKHFDKVSEEKEAALIKNAQAPRNKQHEVEEATHILTATRKCFRHIVLDYVLQINVLQSKRRSEILKSMLSFMYAHLTFFHQGYDLFSELQPLMKQLGGQLDQLVVDAAKEKRDMEQKHSTIQQKDFSNDDTKLEYNVDADNGIAMEGYLFKRASNAFKTWNRRWFSIQNNQLVYQKKFKDNPTVVVEDLRLCTVKHCEDIERRFCFEVVSPTKSCMMQADSEKLRQAWIKAVQNSIATAFRDKGDDVELDRKSSTSTGSLDSGGEPKERSLKGESALQKVLAIAGNACCCDCGQPDPRWASINLGITLCIQCSGIHRSLGVHFSKVRSLTLDTWEPELLKLMCELGNKEINQIYEARREELGARKPQPGDPRHEVEAYIKAKYVDRRFVRRPSDEELRNKVVSLSKQEKRLSSSSEHLPPKPPPPTPKLRPGSNVSGQSASAGGAEARRDSLFYPDELDSLFSYFDTSYKLRSMKSADSGIQNSADGSREMLATTPSNNSLPDAEAAESPPMPTKLPPPSPCKEMVFYEPKEYSPGLQLYWASCARSLPDMAEALAHGAEVNWVNTEEDKRTPLIMAVHGGSLVACEFLLQNAGNVNQQDAQGRGPLHHATMLGHTGQVCLFLKRGANQNAADIDEKTPLSIAVEAANADIVTLLRLAKMNEEMREAEGPYSQSGDETYQDIFQDFTHMASNDPDKLNRYQQYDPQKP
- the LOC142400547 gene encoding arf-GAP with coiled-coil, ANK repeat and PH domain-containing protein 2-like isoform X3; this translates as MKITVDFEECLKDSPRFRATIEEVEGDVCELESKLDKLVKLCIGMIDAGKAYNAANKQFVNGIRELAQQSTKDEVIESSLTKFAESLQEMINYHTILFDQAQRSIKTQLQTFVKDDIRKFKEAKKHFDKVSEEKEAALIKNAQAPRNKQHEVEEATHILTATRKCFRHIVLDYVLQINVLQSKRRSEILKSMLSFMYAHLTFFHQGYDLFSELQPLMKQLGGQLDQLVVDAAKEKRDMEQKHSTIQQKDFSNDDTKLEYNVDADNGIAMEGYLFKRASNAFKTWNRRWFSIQNNQLVYQKKFKDNPTVVVEDLRLCTVKHCEDIERRFCFEVVSPTKSCMMQADSEKLRQAWIKAVQNSIATAFRDKGDDVEKLDRKSSTSTGSLDSGGEPKERSLKGESALQKVLAIAGNACCCDCGQPDPRWASINLGITLCIQCSGIHRSLGVHFSKVRSLTLDTWEPELLKLMCELGNKEINQIYEARREELGARKPQPGDPRHEVEAYIKAKYVDRRFVRRPSDEELRNKVVSLSKQEKRLSSSSEHLPPKPPPPTPKLRPGSNVSGQSVKSADSGIQNSADGSREMLATTPSNNSLPDAEAAESPPMPTKLPPPSPCKEMVFYEPKEYSPGLQLYWASCARSLPDMAEALAHGAEVNWVNTEEDKRTPLIMAVHGGSLVACEFLLQNAGNVNQQDAQGRGPLHHATMLGHTGQVCLFLKRGANQNAADIDEKTPLSIAVEAANADIVTLLRLAKMNEEMREAEGPYSQSGDETYQDIFQDFTHMASNDPDKLNRYQQYDPQKP